A DNA window from Brassica napus cultivar Da-Ae chromosome C1, Da-Ae, whole genome shotgun sequence contains the following coding sequences:
- the LOC125579772 gene encoding uncharacterized protein LOC125579772 has protein sequence MEISLPVQKATVVPKPFIRLTRLLARTLYDDNNLTTLSDNKKKSEKGDSRGNIVMVLDALLLGLCAISSTRQWVREEDLARDLKKNPKQVRKILRHFEEKHLVTRYQRKETAKRAEIYNVAVAATAHKLHTQSYCCLDYQHMYDTARLRLQKIKRKLKDELEDKYTLQKYGCPNCNRK, from the exons ATGGAAATATCACTCCCCGTTCAGAAAGCCACCGTTGTGCCCAAGCCTTTTATtag GCTGACGAGGCTTTTAGCAAGGACTCTCTATGATGATAATAATCTTACTACGTTAAGCGACAATAAGAAGAAATCTGAAAAAGGTGACAGCAGAGGGAATATCGTTATGGTGCTGGATGCTCTCTTATTAGGTTTGTGTGCCATCTCTTCCAC GCGGCAATGGGTTAGAGAAGAAGACTTGGCAAGAGACTTGAAGAAGAACCCCAAGCAAGTCCGAAAAATATTAAGACACTTTGAAGAAAAACATTTGGTCACGCGTTACCAAAGGAAAGAG ACTGCAAAGCGTGCGGAGATATATAATGTTGCAGTGGCTGCCACAGCTCATAAGCTCCACACGCAATCGTATTGCTGTCTTGATTATCAACAT ATGTATGATACTGCTCGTTTGCGTCTGCAGAAGATTAAAAGGAAACTCAAAGATGAGCTAGAAGATAAGTATACTCTTCAGAAGTATGGCTGTCCTAACTGCAACAGAAAGTAA
- the LOC106377074 gene encoding ABC transporter E family member 2: MADRLTRIAIVSSDRCKPKKCRQECKKSCPVVKTGKLCIEVTVGSKVAFISEELCIGCGICVKKCPFEAIQIINLPRDLEKDTTHRYGPNTFKLHRLPVPRPGQVLGLVGTNGIGKSTALKILAGKLKPNLGRFTNPPDWQEILTHFRGSELQNYFTRILEDNLKAIIKPQYVDHIPKAVRGNVGEVLDQKDERNMKAELCADLELNQVIDRDVVNLSGGELQRFAIAVVAIQNAEIYMFDEPSSYLDVKQRLKAAQVVRSLLRPNSYVIVVEHDLSVLDYLSDFICCLYGKPGAYGVVTLPFSVREGINIFLAGFVPTENLRFRDESLTFKVSETPQESAEEIQSYARYKYPTMTKTQGNFRLKVSEGEFTDSQIIVMLGENGTGKTTFIRMLAGLLKPDETEGSDIEIPEFNVSYKPQKISPKFENSVRHLLHQKIRDSYMHPQFVSDVMKPLQIEQLMDQQVVNLSGGELQRVALALCLGKPADIYLIDEPSAYLDSEQRIVASKVIKRFILHAKKTAFVVEHDFIMATYLADRVIVYEGQPSIDCTANCPQSLLTGMNLFLSHLNITFRRDPTNFRPRINKLESTKDREQKSAGSYYYLDD; the protein is encoded by the exons ATGGCAGATCGATTGACACGTATTGCTATCGTGAGCTCAGACCGTTGCAAGCCTAAGAAATGTCGCCAAGAGTGTAAGAAGAGCTGTCCTGTGGTCAAGACAG GAAAACTTTGTATTGAGGTGACTGTTGGTTCCAAGGTTGCTTTTATCTCAGAGGAGTTGTGCATTGGTTGCGGTATTTGTGTCAAG AAATGCCCATTTGAAGCTATTCAGATTATCAATCTCCCCCGAGACTTAGAGAAAGATACGACCCATCGCTATGGGCCAAACACTTTCAAGCTGCACAG GCTCCCTGTTCCAAGGCCAGGGCAGGTCTTAGGATTGGTTGGGACTAATGGTATTGGAAAGTCAACTGCTCTGAAGATTTTGGCTGGAAAGCTCAAACCAAACTTGGGCCGGTTCACT AATCCTCCAGACTGGCAAGAGATATTGACTCACTTCCGTGGGTCAGAACTTCAAAACTACTTCACCCGTATTCTTGAAGATAATCTAAAG GCCATTATTAAGCCACAATATGTTGACCACATCCCGAAAGCAGTTCGAGGCAATGTTGGAGAGGTCCTAGACCAGAAGGACGAGAGAAACATGAAGGCGGAGCTGTGTGCTGATCTGGAGCTGAACCAGGTCATTGATCGTGATGTTGTGAATTTATCTGGTGGTGAGCTCCAGAGGTTTGCTATCGCTGTTGTTGCCATACAGAACGCTGAGATATACATGTTTGATGAGCCGTCTAGTTACCTTGATGTTAAGCAAAGACTCAAAGCTGCTCAAGTTGTTCGTTCTCTCCTCAGGCCTAATAG CTACGTGATTGTGGTGGAGCATGATCTCAGTGTTCTTGACTACTTGTCGGATTTCATTTGCTGTCTGTATGGGAAACCAGGAGCCTACGGTGTGGTGACTCTCCCTTTCTCTGTCAGAGAAGGAATCAACATTTTCTTGGCTGGCTTTGTTCCCACTGAGAATCTACGTTTTAGAGATGAATCTCTGACCTTCAAG GTTTCTGAGACTCCACAAGAAAGTGCTGAGGAGATACAGTCGTACGCTAGGTACAAGTACCCCACCATGACCAAAACACAAGGAAACTTCAGGTTGAAAGTCTCCGAAGGTGAATTCACCGACTCTCAGATTATTGTAATGCTTGGGGAGAATGGTACAGGAAAGACAACGTTCATCCGGATGCTG GCGGGTTTGTTGAAACCTGACGAGACTGAAGGATCAGACATAGAGATTCCAGAGTTCAATGTTTCTTACAAGCCGCAGAAGATCAGTCCCAAGTTTGAGAACTCAGTTAGGCACTTGCTGCATCAGAAGATTCGGGATTCTTACATGCATCCTCAGTTTGTGTCAGACGTGATGAAGCCGCTGCAGATTGAGCAGCTGATGGATCAACAAGTTGTTAATCTCTCAGGAGGAGAGTTGCAAAGGGTTGCATTAGCTCTGTGCCTCGGAAAG CCTGCGGATATATACCTGATTGATGAGCCAAGTGCATATCTCGATTCAGAGCAGCGTATTGTGGCTTCTAAAGTCATCAAGCGGTTCATTCTCCATGCGAAGAAAACCGCATTTGTAGTTGAGCATGACTTTATAATGGCGACCTATCTGGCAGACCGAGTCATCGTCTATGAAGGACAACCATCCATTGATTGTACTGCAAATTGTCCTCAGTCACTGCTCACTGGGATGAATCTCTTCTTATCC CATCTGAACATCACCTTCAGACGGGATCCCACCAATTTCAGACCAAGAATCAACAAACTAGAGTCGACTAAAGACAGGGAGCAAAAGTCTGCTGGCTCATACTACTACTTGGATGATTAA
- the LOC106375153 gene encoding general transcription factor IIE subunit 2, which yields MYTCQMSLKEQLDNFKKQQVKCQTTLSNIASSRAGPSSLSRPVPAAAISHNKPSAPVKFSSDTERLQLINNVRKAPVGAQIKRVISLLFETRQAFTPEQINERCYVDMHANKAVFDSMRKNPKAHYDGRRFSYKAEHNVNDKSELLSLINKYYPDGIAANDLKDAYPNVMEDLQALKASEDIWLLSNSQEDIAYPNDFKCEITVDDDFKSLFRDTEVPSDCLEVEKELKKYGLKPVTDTAARRAAEQRYGIPISQPKHKKKRKQEITKRTKLTNAHLPELFQSLNASSSRN from the exons atgtaCACTTGTCAGATGTCTCTAAAAGAGCAGTTAGATAACTTCAAGAAGCAGCAAGTCAAATGCCAAACTACTCTTTCAAACATTGCTTCTTCAAGAGCTGGTCCTTCTTCTTTGAGTCGGCCCGTTCCTGCCGCGGCTATAAGTCACAACAAACCTAGTGCTCCAGTCAAGTTTTCTAGCGATACAGAGCGACTTCAGCTCATTAACAACGTCAGAAAAGCTCCTGTTGGTGCTCAAATCAAGCGTGTCATTAGTCTTCTCTTTGAG ACAAGGCAAGCCTTTACGCCAGAGCAAATAAATGAAAGGTGTTACGTTGACATGCACGCCAATAAGGCTGTTTTTGATAGTATGAGAAAAAACCCGAAAGCTCATTACGACGGGAGAAGGTTCTCTTACAAG GCTGAGCACAATGTCAATGACAAGAGCGAGCTTCTttctttaataaataaatattacccTGATGGTATTGCCGCAAATGATCTCAAAGACGCTTACCCTAACGTCATGGAGGATTTACAG GCACTGAAAGCTTCAGAAGACATCTGGTTGCTATCAAACTCACAAGAGGACATTGCGTACCCAAATGATTTCAAGTGCGAGATTACGGTTGACGACGACTTTAAATCTCTGTTCCGCGACACAGAGGTACCCAGCGACTGCTTGGAAGTGGAGAAGGAGCTAAAGAAGTACGGTTTGAAGCCGGTGACAGACACTGCAGCGAGGAGAGCTGCTGAACAGAGGTACGGGATACCAATTAGTCAACCGAAGcataagaagaagaggaaacaagAGATCACCAAGAGAACAAAACTCACCAATGCTCATCTTCCCGAGCTTTTCCAGAGCCTTAACGCCAGCTCTTCCCGGAACTGA
- the LOC106374933 gene encoding abscisic acid 8'-hydroxylase 1-like: MDSSALFFTFSAAIIILYFLRCLISQRHRVSSKLPLPPGTMGWPYVGETFQLYSQDPNVFFVSKQKRYGSVFKTHVLGCPCVMISSPEAAKFVLVTKSHLFKPTFPASKERMLGKQAIFFHQGEYHAKLRKLVLRAFMPESIRDMVPNIESIAQHSLRSWDGIMINTYQEMKTYTFNVALLSIFGKDEVLYREDLKRCYYILEKGYNSMPINLPGTLFHKSMKARKELSQILARILSERRENRSSHNDLLGSFMGDKEELTDEQIADNIIGVIFAARDTTASVMTWILKYLAENPNVLEAVTEEQMVISKSKEEGESLTWGDTKKMPLTSRVIQETLRVASILSFTFREAVEDVEYEGYLIPKGWKVLPLFRNIHHSSDIFSNPSKFDPSRFEVAPKPNTFMPFGNGTHSCPGNELAKLEISIMIHHLTTKYRWSIVGASDGIQYGPFALPQNGLPIMLARK; this comes from the exons atGGATTCCTCCGCCTTGTTTTTCACTTTCTCCGCCGCAATTATCATACTCTACTTTCTCCGGTGTTTAATCTCTCAGCGCCACCGTGTATCCTCGAAACTCCCACTCCCGCCGGGAACAATGGGTTGGCCTTACGTAGGCGAGACTTTCCAGCTCTATTCTCAAGACCCTAACGTCTTTTTCGTTTCCAAACAGAAACG gtATGGTTCAGTGTTCAAGACACATGTACTAGGATGTCCTTGTGTAATGATCTCGAGTCCTGAAGCTGCGAAGTTCGTGCTGGTGACGAAGTCTCATCTCTTTAAACCGACTTTTCCTGCGAGTAAAGAGAGGATGCTGGGGAAACAAGCCATCTTCTTCCACCAAGGTGAGTATCACGCCAAACTCAGGAAGCTCGTTCTTCGTGCCTTCATGCCGGAGTCTATCAGAGACATGGTTCCAAATATCGAATCAATCGCTCAACATTCTCTACGAAGCTGGGACGGAATAATGATCAACACTTACCAAGAAATGAAAACA TACACATTCAACGTTGCGTTGCTCTCGATCTTCGGAAAAGACGAGGTTCTATACAGAGAAGATCTAAAACGATGCTACTACATTCTCGAGAAAGGTTACAACTCTATGCCTATAAACCTCCCTGGAACGCTCTTCCACAAATCCATGAAGGCTCGCAAGGAGCTCTCGCAGATCCTAGCAAGAATCTTatcagagagaagagagaacagATCCTCACACAACGATCTTCTCGGATCATTCATGGGAGACAAAGAAGAGCTAACCGACGAGCAGATCGCTGATAACATAATCGGAGTAATCTTCGCCGCTAGAGACACCACAGCGAGTGTGATGACGTGGATCCTTAAGTACTTAGCTGAGAATCCCAACGTTCTAGAGGCCGTTACT GAAGAGCAAATGGTAATCAGTaaaagcaaagaagaaggagagtcTTTAACTTGGGGTGATACAAAGAAGATGCCACTAACTTCAAGAGTCATTCAAGAAACATTAAGAGTTGCTTCAATCTTATCTTTTACATTTAGAGAAGCTGTAGAAGATGTCGAATACGAAG GATATTTGATACCTAAAGGATGGAAAGTGTTGCCGCTTTTCAGAAACATTCATCATAGTTCTGATATCTTTTCGAATCCTAGCAAGTTTGACCCATCGAGATTTGag GTGGCTCCAAAACCCAATACTTTCATGCCATTTGGCAATGGGACTCACTCGTGTCCTGGAAATGAATTAGCCAAGCTTGAAATATCTATCATGATTCATCATCTGACCACCAAGTACAG GTGGTCAATAGTTGGAGCTAGCGACGGGATTCAGTATGGGCCATTTGCGCTTCCCCAAAACGGACTGCCCATTATGCTTGCTCGGAAGTAG
- the LOC106373901 gene encoding uncharacterized protein LOC106373901 produces MEDDAFHCERCNGVLVVECDKLSSKEVEDGGDNAKRRQRQRLQFAEALMDQINRVKDLPFPVYESFPEWEARAALDARENGDFNTNDPLMSQGGYGSTPMPFLGMTKVEVNLRDGKEDGVPSIKPMPQWMIRQGMNLTKEQRGEMNQEEKVGGVSEGEVKLSDDNKPSAMGNDNDTYLKETYYAALLQQLEAAQKMNQQESTPDIQSATTCSDRQVGMKSKREDEEDAECEEGSHVSGQFEFIITSFLIR; encoded by the exons ATGGAAGACGATGCTTTTCATTGTGAGAGGTGCAATGGTGTACTTGTTGTGGAATGTGATAAGCTATCTTCCAAAGAAGTTGAAGATGGAGGTGACAATGCAAAGAGACGTCAGCGGCAAAGACTCCAGTTTGCGGAG GCTCTGATGGATCAAATTAATAGAGTAAAAGACCTACCGTTTCCTGTCTATGAGAGTTTTCCGGAATGGGAGGCTCGTGCAGCTTTGGATGCTCGTGAAAATGGTGACTTTAATACTAATGATCCTTTGATGTCACAGGGTGGTTATGGTTCAACACCGATGCCATTCCTCGGAATGACAAAG GTTGAGGTTAACCTTCGTGAcggaaaagaagatggagttcCTAGTATCAAACCGATGCCTCAATGGATGATTAGGCAAGGAATGAATCTCACTAAGGAACAAAGAGGAGAGATGAATCAGGAAGAAAAGGTTGGTGGTGTCTCAGAAGGAGAAGTAAAACTTTCTGATGACAATAAACCATCAGCCATGGGAAATGACAATGATACCTATTTGAAG GAAACTTACTATGCCGCTCTACTGCAGCAGCTAGAGGCAGCTCAAAAAATGAATCAGCAAGAATCTACCCCTGACATTCAATCGGCTACTACATGCTCAGATCGTCAGGTTGGTATGAAGTCCAAacgtgaagatgaagaagatgctGAATGTGAAGAAGGGTCTCATGTTTCAGGTCAGTTTGAGTTTATTATTACTTCATTTCTAATTCGCTAA